GGTGGTAAAAGAGGTGTGTATCGGCTCGAGCCGGCCCAGCGATTTTCTCGCCTCCGCCTTTTGCGCCGGGAGCGGTTGCCCACTCGGATCCCGGTGGTTCTGATCGATCGTCTTTATCTCTTTCAAAATGGTGAGGATCAAACCCCGCGCCCGATTTGTATTTTGCGACATGTCATTCCGCGTATTACGGAGATCCTTCGGGCTGGCCGCCCAAGCGCCGGCTGGGATTGAGAGGGAAAAAAGGCCGGTGAGGAACAGGACCCATATGACGCGACGAAAAATGATCCTTCCCGGTTGTGGACCGGGACCGCAACTCTTCATTTTTGAAAGCATAGGAGACCCTCAAACCGAAAATTTCGCTGGGTAAACCTTTCGCCGTTGTCGCCTGCAAGCTTACTATGGCGGGTCCGTGAGGTCCAACAAGATATTCAGCGGTATGAGACGGTGGGAGAATGAGATCCCGTTACTTCCCAGGATCGGCGATCCACTCCCGAAGACGTTTTCGATCGAGTTTTCCGTAGAGATTCCGCGGCAGGGATTGCCGGAGATGGATTTTCCTGGGGATTTTATAGGCTGAGACGAGCTCCTTGAGATAGGAGCGGCATTTAAGGGTCACTTCTGATTCGGTGAGGGTGTTCTGTTCAACGACTTGAACCACCGCCTCCACCGCTTCACCAAGGAGCGGGTCTTCGACACCGAGAATCGCCGCCTCCTGGATCTCGGGCAATTCCTGGATATACCCCTCGATTTCGCCGGGATCGACCTTTTCATTTCCGATATTGATCGAATCGGTCATTCGTCCGATAAGAACAAGATTCTGCTCGGAATCGAGCAAACCGACGTCACCGGTTTTGAGCCAACCTTTGATAAATTTCTCTTTCGTTTCGCCCGGCATCCGCCAGTAGCGGCTCATCAGACTGGTCCCGCGAATCATCACCTGGCCGATCTCGCCCTCGGAAACCGGATTCGCCTGCTCGTCAGCGACCATCAGTTCTGTTCCACGCACGGCCCGTCCCACCGGTAACGATTTTCCGGTTAGGGGTTGCTCATGATCACGAACCCAGTGATAGCTGATCCGGGGAGAATTTTCCGTGCATCCATACTGATTCACAACCCCGCTGTTCGGGAAACACTGTTGCATGTCATCGACGACCTGACGGGCGAGAAACTGCCCCCCGCCCATCGCATATCGGAGCGAGGTCAGATCGAGATCTTCACCGGCGGCCGTCTTCATGAGGATTTTAAAACTTGTCGGATTCGCCGAGAGCCCCTTCAGACCGAACTGCTGGATCGCCTCCAAAATGAGGATCGGATATCTCAATCCGCGGCGGATGGGACAGATGGCGGCCCTCCCCAAGATTTGTACAAGAACCTGTGAGACCGCATAGGCATAGCAGGTGGGGGTAAAGAGAGGGGCAGCATCCTTTGCCTCTACCTCGAGATATTCCCTGATGGCGGCGACATTTGAAAGAAGGCCTCCTGCAGAGAGAACGACGCCTTTAGGCAACCCGCTCGTACCGGATGTAAAGATAATCACGGCATCACCGGGCCGTCCGGCCTCAAGCGTCCCGCGACGGCAATCGAGAATACGGAGTGACTTTTCATCCGTGTCGATCGTGGAATGGACGCCGCCCGTCCCCGGATTCGCCCCATGTGTGAGAAGAAAAGAAGGGTTCACCGATTGGATACAACGATCAACCTCGAACCGGGTCCAGGTCGGGCTCAGCATCAAAGCCGTCGCCCCACTGCGAAGCACCGCCAGAAGCGAAACGATATATTCTGGAGACGGATCGCAGCAAATCCCGACCCGCATCGAGTCTTCGAGTCCGGCGCCGCGCAATCGATCCGCTAGACAATCAACCCTCTTCAGAAGACCCGGATAATGACAAATCTCGGGCCCCAAGACAGCCGGGCCGGTGAACGAAGCCAGCGGTTCAAAGAGGATTTCATTGAAGAGATCACGGCTGGAACGGTTCATAAAACCGCTTTCAATGGATCTTGGTACCGAATGACCCGGCCGGGATTACCGAGGACCACCGCATTGTCGGGTATATCTTTGAAAATGACCGATCCGGCGCAAAGAAACACATTGTTGCCGATTGTTTTGGAACCGGCGGCGATATTGACTCCCGTCCCGGCAAAAAAATTATCGCCGATTTTTGCGGAAGCTCCGACGATCGTGTTGCCCCCGATGACGCAATTCGTGCCGATCGTGATGTCGTGCCCGATACTGACTCCGGTTCCGATCTGCGCATAGGGTCCGATGTGAACACCGGTTAATATATTCGTGCCCAGTGAAATGACCGCTCCCTCTCCGAGTTCCACATCGCTGCAAAGATTCACCGACGGATCGATGACGGATGGGATTTTGAAACCCAGATCCTTCACCTTCTTAAAAAGCCGCCTTCGCGCCGCCATGTTTCCCAGAACGGGAAGCGCGCCCTCCAATCCCCCCTCGCGCAGAGATTCGAGGCGATCCGTACCGCCGATGACGGATAGATTGTAAAAGATCCGGCCGTGGAGGTCCGCGTTGTCATCGAGATAACCGATGCACTCCAATTGGGTCTGCCGGCGCATGAACTCACCCACCATCCGGCCGGTCTGCCCCGCACCGATGACAACAAATTTCATCTCAACACCTCATCGCCGGGCTCCTGATGGAACAGTTTTCAGAAACCCTTTCCCAGTTTCGCCCTGATGATAATCGAAAGTTCTTCATCCGTCAGATAGCGGCCCGCTTCCACGGTTCTCGCCGCGATCATCGGCAGCAACTCCTCCAACTGCTTTTCGGTCATTTCGAAGCCCAAGCGGTTGGCGTTGGTTTTAAGGGCGACCCGCCCGCTGTGCTTGGAAACACCGATAGTACGCGCCGAGGCATCCCGGCCGACAAGTTCAGGTGAAATCAGTTCATAGGTGTTGAGCGCCTTGAGAACACCGTCGACATGAATACCGCTGGAATGCCGCCAGTTATTATCCCCCACCACGGGGTGATTCACCGGCAAGGGCCGGTCGGCCGCGACTTGCACATAATGACATAATTCATGGAATCGGGTCATGTCGATTCCGGTATCGACATTGAGCGTCAGCTCCATCGCCGCCGTGACAACCTCGAGGGCGGCATTACCCGCCCTCTCTCCGATACCGTTCACCGCCGTGGAAACAAAATACTTTCTGGCGCCGGATATTTTCCCCGACTCTTTTAAATCCAGATAGGTGCGCGCCCCGACAACGGCATTCGCAGCCGCCATACCCAAGTCATTGTGGGCATGAACCTCGATGTCGATATCTTCCTGCTCCCAGACCTCTTGTAATATCCGTTGCACACTGATCGGATCGGTACGCCCCACCGTATCACAGAGGCGGATCCGGTCTGCTCCCGCCTCCCGCACGGCGGCGATCAATTCCATCCGGAAGACAGGATCGGCGCTGAAAGCATCCTGAAAATCGGCGACCATATAGAGGTCGAGACTCTTGCCATGCCTCATCGCGTCCGTCATCGCTTTTAGAACAAAGGATCGATCCTTTCGCAGGACATTCGCGATCATGAACTCGGAAGACGGAATCGACGCGCAACAACCATCCATTCCCCTCTTCCGTGACCAGTCGATTTCGGCTGGGATCGGCCGGTGCCATCCCAAAATTCGACACGCCAACAGGCCGTCACGGCGTCTCGACACCAACTCATCGAGATATTCCCCTTCGTATCCTCCTGAAGCCGGAAATCCCGCTTCAATCTCGGTGACACCGGCCTGATTCAGTAACGAGGCGATTTGCAGCTTCTGCTCATTGGTGAAGACAATCCCATAGGTTTGTTCCCCATCCCGCAGAGTCGTGTCTGATAAAATAACGCCTGTAGCCTTTTCCGTCATGGTTGTCCCTTCCGCTCCCATATTAATGATCTGATGTCTTATACAAGATCCCGTGGAAGATGAAAACAGGCCTAATTTATTCCGCCACGTTTCCTATTGATGAATTGAGCGGTTGCGGCGACCGTATCGAAATGCTCCGGCCGCACCTCGCGATCCAGAACGGTAATCCCAAATGAGTTTTCAATAAAATTGATAAACCCGAACATCTCGAGGGAATCCAATGAATCCAAAGAGCACGTCTGCGGCGGGCACCCGTTCAGCCGGATCGACGTGGATCGCTTCAAGTACGATACAATCTCATTAATGATGGGATCGGTCATCAACAGCCATCACCCTTCCATTTTCACCCTTCAGTGATCTTTCTGCACCCTTATGGCATACAGCAACTTAGCATAGCAGATCCCGGCAGTTCCGTCAGGACCCTAATCTTCAGATCAAACCCGCAAATTCATGGCATGATGCCGCTGGTTCCTTTGGGAGTTTTAATCCGCCGGATCGACCGGATCCCCGGAGCTTGGAGTCGATTCTTTAACCTCTTCTCCCTCATGGCGTTGGGCGGTTCGCGCTCTCAATTTATCCCCCCAATAATCCGAGGTGGCGATCACGTCGGAACTATAAAGAACGGTGGGGATCGTTTTGAGCAGTACGAGAAGATCCATCGCCAAGGAGAGACGCCGGATATATTCCAGATCGAGCTGGATCCGTCGTTCCCAATCAATCGTGTTCCGGCCGTTAACCTGGGCCCAGCCGGTGATCCCCGGCCGGACGAGAAGCCGGCCCCGCTGGTTTTCATCATAAAGATCGACCTGAAATCTCAACCCGGGTCGCGGTCCGACAATGCTGATATCCCCCTTGATCACGTTAAAGAGCTGTGGAAGTTCATCCAAACTCGTCTTGCGAAGAAACCGCCCGATGCCGGAAACACGGGAATCGTGCTCCATCACCCGGATCCCCGCCCCCTTATGCTCGGCCCCGACGACCATCGAACGGAACTTTATGAGGTGGAAGGGGCGGCCGTCTCTGCCGATGCGCTCCTGGCGGTAGAAAACCTCTTCTCCATCCTCCAGTTTGACGAGGAGGGCGATGAAGAGCATAGGAAGTGCGAAGATCAGCAGGATCGGCAGGGCCATCAGGACGTCAAGCATCCTTTTGCCGCTCCGTGCGTAGAAATTGCGGGGGGCCGCCGCATTGTCGGATTTTCCGCTTTCTGGACTCATCCTGGCTTCAATTTAAGAGGGATTATCCTGCCAGTCCACTGCATGAATCACCGGCTCTCGATAAATAAAATTCTTACTAATTTTGATTCCCAAGTAAACGTTTGCAAGATCTCCCGCGACTCCACATGCAAACCACCTACCCCGGGCTGCCGAATGGAAGGGAGTTAACAATGGAACGATCTTGGTTTCTATGCCTTCTCTCCTTAAGTCTTTTGATCCCTCTGACCTCATCCAATGCGAATCTCTCTGAGTCAAAGAACGTATTTGACGGATCACAACCGCGCCTGGCGCAGGAGGAACTGATCCGGCAGATCGCGGACATGAATCACTTTTCTCTGAATCTCTATCTTCGTTTGAGCCGTAAACCCGGAAACTT
Above is a window of Candidatus Eisenbacteria bacterium DNA encoding:
- a CDS encoding sugar transferase, with amino-acid sequence MSPESGKSDNAAAPRNFYARSGKRMLDVLMALPILLIFALPMLFIALLVKLEDGEEVFYRQERIGRDGRPFHLIKFRSMVVGAEHKGAGIRVMEHDSRVSGIGRFLRKTSLDELPQLFNVIKGDISIVGPRPGLRFQVDLYDENQRGRLLVRPGITGWAQVNGRNTIDWERRIQLDLEYIRRLSLAMDLLVLLKTIPTVLYSSDVIATSDYWGDKLRARTAQRHEGEEVKESTPSSGDPVDPAD
- a CDS encoding acyl carrier protein → MTDPIINEIVSYLKRSTSIRLNGCPPQTCSLDSLDSLEMFGFINFIENSFGITVLDREVRPEHFDTVAATAQFINRKRGGIN
- the aksA gene encoding homoaconitate hydratase (in Methanococcus jannaschii this protein catalyzes the condensation of alpha-ketoglutarate and acetyl-CoA to form trans-homoaconitate; functions in alphaketosuberate synthesis which is a precursor in coenzyme B and biotin synthesis), with protein sequence MTEKATGVILSDTTLRDGEQTYGIVFTNEQKLQIASLLNQAGVTEIEAGFPASGGYEGEYLDELVSRRRDGLLACRILGWHRPIPAEIDWSRKRGMDGCCASIPSSEFMIANVLRKDRSFVLKAMTDAMRHGKSLDLYMVADFQDAFSADPVFRMELIAAVREAGADRIRLCDTVGRTDPISVQRILQEVWEQEDIDIEVHAHNDLGMAAANAVVGARTYLDLKESGKISGARKYFVSTAVNGIGERAGNAALEVVTAAMELTLNVDTGIDMTRFHELCHYVQVAADRPLPVNHPVVGDNNWRHSSGIHVDGVLKALNTYELISPELVGRDASARTIGVSKHSGRVALKTNANRLGFEMTEKQLEELLPMIAARTVEAGRYLTDEELSIIIRAKLGKGF
- a CDS encoding acyl--CoA ligase, translated to MNRSSRDLFNEILFEPLASFTGPAVLGPEICHYPGLLKRVDCLADRLRGAGLEDSMRVGICCDPSPEYIVSLLAVLRSGATALMLSPTWTRFEVDRCIQSVNPSFLLTHGANPGTGGVHSTIDTDEKSLRILDCRRGTLEAGRPGDAVIIFTSGTSGLPKGVVLSAGGLLSNVAAIREYLEVEAKDAAPLFTPTCYAYAVSQVLVQILGRAAICPIRRGLRYPILILEAIQQFGLKGLSANPTSFKILMKTAAGEDLDLTSLRYAMGGGQFLARQVVDDMQQCFPNSGVVNQYGCTENSPRISYHWVRDHEQPLTGKSLPVGRAVRGTELMVADEQANPVSEGEIGQVMIRGTSLMSRYWRMPGETKEKFIKGWLKTGDVGLLDSEQNLVLIGRMTDSINIGNEKVDPGEIEGYIQELPEIQEAAILGVEDPLLGEAVEAVVQVVEQNTLTESEVTLKCRSYLKELVSAYKIPRKIHLRQSLPRNLYGKLDRKRLREWIADPGK